The following are encoded together in the Lactuca sativa cultivar Salinas chromosome 1, Lsat_Salinas_v11, whole genome shotgun sequence genome:
- the LOC111891267 gene encoding GATA transcription factor 12: METPEFLHGSFTPEKRYTDVKTEQFIIDDLLNFPTDDTVTGEEAYDDAGDVPNGGTSTDSSIVSTAIDSCHSSRELVAHRSFPDTQFSHDLCVPYDDVAELEWLSNFVEDSFSTEDMAKLQLISGVKARPADDSSETHQFQQESYNRANNPIFNTDMTVPGKARTKRSRAAPCNWTSRLLVLSPTSTGQTSAISSESESDIATSSIWKNNMKAPLKKKEVYENTTNNVEGRKCLHCATDKTPQWRSGPLGPKTLCNACGVRYKSGRLVPEYRPAASPTFILTKHSNSHRKVLELRRQKEVQTTHLQHQQPFYHHQNMMFDVSKGEDYLIHQHIGPDYRQLI; the protein is encoded by the exons ATGGAAACTCCTGAATTCCTCCATGGATCATTCACGCCGGAAAAACGATACACCGACGTCAAAACCGAACAATTCATCATCGACGACCTTCTTAATTTTCCCACTGACGACACCGTCACTGGGGAGGAGGCATATGATGACGCCGGAGATGTGCCTAATGGCGGCACCTCCActgactcctccattgtttccaCTGCCATCGACAGCTGCCACTCCTCCAGAGAGCTGGTTGCTCACCGGAGCTTCCCCGACACTCAATTCTCTCATGATCTTTGTGTCCCG TATGATGATGTGGCTGAGCTAGAATGGCTATCGAATTTTGTGGAGGATTCATTTTCCACAGAGGATATGGCGAAGCTTCAATTGATATCTGGAGTCAAAGCTCGACCCGCCGATGATTCATCTGAGACCCACCAATTCCAACAAGAAAGCTATAATCGGGCCAACAACCCGATATTTAACACTGACATGACAGTCCCAGGCAAGGCACGTACCAAGCGTTCTCGTGCTGCACCATGCAATTGGACCTCTCGGCTTCTTGTTCTCTCACCGACATCAACGGGTCAAACCTCAGCCATTTCATCGGAGTCCGAATCTGATATTGCCACAAGCTCAATTTGGAAAAACAACATGAAGGCTCCACTAAAGAAAAAAGAAGTTTATGAAAACACAACAAACAATGTGGAAGGACGAAAATGTCTCCATTGCGCCACTGATAAAACCCCTCAGTGGCGTAGCGGACCATTAGGTCCGAAAACACTATGTAATGCTTGTGGGGTTCGCTACAAGTCTGGTCGACTAGTACCTGAGTATCGACCAGCTGCGAGCCCCACATTTATTCTGACAAAACACTCGAATTCTCATCGGAAGGTACTTGAGCTAAGGAGACAAAAGGAGGTGCAAACTACACACTTGCAACACCAACAACCATTCTATCATCATCAGAATATGATGTTTGATGTTTCCAAAGGAGAAGATTACTTAATCCACCAACATATTGGTCCGGATTACCGACAACTAATCTAA